Sequence from the Pyrobaculum neutrophilum V24Sta genome:
GTGGGTTGTTTTTATATGGGGGTTTGGTTTGTGTTGTGGAGGATGTGTTTAGGTTGGCTCGGCTTTTGGAGGTTTTTGGGGATAGGGCGGCTGAGTCTCTGCCGCCGGTTGTGGGTGAGGTGGGGGAGGGGGGTGTGGTGGATTGTCCGTATTGGGAGGTGTCGTGGGATGTGTCTGCGCCTCCGGGGGGTTTGTGGGGTTTGGATAGCCACACGTCGGTGGTGGAGTTTGAGGGGGTTTCTGTGGTTGTGGCTACGGGGGCGCTGGTGGGGGGTGGCGTGGCGCTGGTGCCGGGTCTGGGGGTGAGGTGGCTGGGGGTTAGGTTTAACTTCGCCTGGGAGGGGCCGCCGCCGGATTTGGGGCCTGGGGTCTATGTGGTGTCGGAGCACGCGGGGGTGGTGTTTGACTCGCGGGTGGATCTGGAGTCTGTGAGGGACGAGGTGAGGTCGGGGGTGGAGCTGGCCTTGGCGGGGGCGTGGGATGGGTCTGGGTATCTGCTGGTGGACGGCCCCGTCTTCAGGGCGGCGGAGGCGGCGGAGAGGGAGGGGGTCGCCGGCGCTATATACAGGGGGGTGATGGAGAGGAGGGCGCGGGCGCTGGGGGGCAAGGCGGTGGGGGTGGTGAAGAGGGTGGAGAGGGCGGCGTATCTGGCCAGGTGCGTGGGGGAGGGGGCCAGCGACGAGGTGGTGGCGAGGAGGCTGCTGGGGGGTAGGCCGGGGAGGGTGGGGCCGATTTCGGTGTCGTCGGCGGGGTTCACCAAGTGGATGTACTACGTGGGTGCCCCCACGGCGAGGGGGCTTAGGGTTCTGAGGGTGGAGGCCCTTTCGCCGGAGGTGGCTGAGGAGGCGGCGTCGTGGGTTCCGGCTCTGGCGGGCGTCGACGGGGTGCCTGTGCCCATCGCCGTGGCTGACAGGCTGGCGAGGAGGCTCAACGCGGGGGTTCTCAAGGTGCTGTATGGGGCGACGCGGGCCGAGCCCACCTACAGCGGCTACGAGGCGCTGGCTAGGGCGTTGCAGGAGCTGTGAGGTACCTCCTGGAGGCTGTGGGGGCTAGGGGCGCCGGGAGGTTGCTGTCTCGCGTCGGCGGGGACTGCCCAGACCCGAGGTCCGTCCCCGAGCTACACACGGCGCTGGCGCTGGGGGGCGGGGTGGAGCTGGAGCTGGCGGCGGCGGACACGCCGGAGTCGGCCGCGGCGGCGAGGTGGCTTCTGGAGTGCGCCGGGAGGCTCGGCGTGGCGAAGCCGGTGGGGTTCTTCGTGGTGAGGGGGCTGGCGCCTGGGTCCCTTACGGGGGCCGCCGAGCTCTTCGACCAGGCCGTGGTGAGGCTTCTGAGGAGGAGGGGAGAGGCCTACGTGGGGGTGACGTCGGGCTGGAGGGTCCTCTCTATCTACCTGGCGCTGGCGGCGTGGGTGTCGGGGGCGGTGCCCGTCTACGTGGACAGGTCGGGGGGTCTCCACGCGCTGCCGAGGGTCTCGCTGGGGGTTGAGGATCTGCCGAGGGAGCTCCTCTACAGGGAGGACGGGAGGCCCAGGAGGTGGCTGGAGGAGCTCAGCCGAAGTGGACGGCGGTTTTCCTCACCTTGACGTAGAGGGGGTAGCGGTAGGCGTAGCTGGCGACGTAGGCGAGGCCCCTCTCCGCGTAGGCCACGAACCTCCTGTCTCCCGGGGGGACCCCCAGCTTCTCCAACACCTTCAGATCGCTCCGTAGCACCACCTTGGTGTTGGCCAGCTGGAGGACCACGTCGTTTAGGTCGTCCGGCATGTGCGTGGCGAAGACCACGCCTATCCCCCTGGCCCTCCCCAGCCTCGTGAGGCGGGTGAGGTGGGCCTCTATAAACGCCTGCTCGTCCTCGTTGCGCGTCTGTGGGAAGAAGAGGTGCGCCTCGTCTATCAAGACGGCGGTGGTGGGGCGGGCCACCCTGTATACGGCGTCCAGCACCCGGTAGACCACCAGCCGCTGTTGGTGCGTGTTGAGCTCGGAGAGGTCGACTACGGCGTAGCCCGAGAGGGCCCTCCCGTAGTCCGGCTCGCCCACCTTGGCGCCGTCCGCCGTCTCTACATCCACGAGCTCGGTCTCCACCAGGGCCAGGACGGCCCTCACGATGTTCTCCATGGTGCTCACGTGGAGGCCCAGGTCGTTTCCCAGCTTCTCGTAGTTGACCAGCGGCCTCCCCCTCTGGACGTCATCTGAGGGCGAGGTGAGCCACTGGAACAGGGGCTCGGCCGCGGGGGAGCCGGCCTTCTCGACGGCCTTCTGGAGGACCCTCCTGTAGAATATACGGGCCTGCTGGGTCAAGATGGGCATTGCTCTGTGCAACTGAGGGAGCACCGAGGGGCTCTTGAGGGCCCAGGGGAAGACCTCCAGCCTCGCCCCGCCGGGCTCCGCTATCTCCAGCTCTATGCGGGAGAGGGCCCTCCCCCTCCGGAAGACCCTCGCCTTGAACCTCCCCCTCCGCCCCCAGAGAGCCCTCGCGGCGGCCCGCCTAGCCACTGCCCTGGGCCCCCTCCTGGCGAGCCTCCTCGTCACGGGGAGCAGGACTTTGACGGGGAGGCCGTTGTAGGCCAGGTGGTAGAAGTGCCCCACAGCGTCGAGCGCAACCACGTTCTGCCCAGCCCCCGCCAGTTGCAGGGCGAGCTCCTTGACAAACACCGTCTTCCCAGACCCCGTGGTGCCCACCACCAGGAGGTGGTGCCTCAGCGCCTCCAGCGGCAGATACACAGGCTCGCCCCCCAGCGCCTGCCCCGAGGGAAGGGCCAGGTCCCCCAGCAGGATGCCCTGCCGCGGAAGCGACAGCATAAGCCCCACCTCCCCCGGCCCCGGTGCCCTCACCTCGGCATGTATAGGCACAGGCGAGGCAGGCGGGCCGCAGGAGCCCCCAGAGCACTCCGCCACCAGCTCCAAAACCGCCACAGCCGGCCCCAGCCTGAGCGGCACAGCCAGCTCCTGCTCCGGCGTGAGGACGGGAGTCTTGGCAACGGAGTAGATGTCCTCCAGATAGACCTCCCTCACTTTGGCCAGCCACCTCCTCCCACCCCCCTCAACCACCAGATACGACCCCACCGGCGCCTCACACGCCAGAAGAGCATAGGCAACAGCCTCCTCCGAACTCACAGAACTCCTAAACTGACGCGACACAAAACCACAAGACACACCACCACACAAAGAACAATTAATAAAGCCTAAACATAAATATTCTATATAGATCACGGCGTTTATAAATCGTCGTGCAACGTGCCCTTTCTTTTTGTAAAATCGTTCTACTCCTCCGCCGTTGTACCTTTGTAAAGCGGTGATCCAGTTTAAAAAACGGCGGGCAGAACAACGGCGGACGGCGCCGCCGACCTCCAGCCACACGCTTTCAACTACGGGACGCACAAGGCCAGCTCTAGAAAAACCAACAACCCAGAAAGAGCTATCACAAGAACACCCCGAAATCAACACAAAACCCACCAGAGAAAAACTTAAAAACCACCAAAAACCAAAACCCAGAAGGCCCAGAATCTCAAAGAGAGGATTGAAAGTTGTCTCTGTCGCTTGCGCCGTCTCACGCCGTCTTCCCCCCTGAATCTCAAAGAGAGGATTGAAAGCTCACCGTAGAGAGGCCGGCGTGGTGGGGGGCGCCGGCGCTGGAATCTCAAAGAGAGGATTGAAAGCTGTCCTCTGCACGGCGCCCTCGAACTTAACGCCGTCTTTCCGAATCTCAAGTTGAGGATTGAAAGGTAGCATGCTGTCTCAGTTGCTGGCTGAACTGAGTGGCATCTAGCACGAATCTCAAGTTGAGGATTGAAAGAGAGTCTCGTACGACACTCTCCTCCCGCAGAGGTCGCACCTGAATCTCAAGTTGAGGATTGAAAGAGAGTCTCGTACGACACTCTCCTCCCGCAGAGGTCGCACCTGAATCTCAAGTTGAGGATTGAAAGCGGAAAGTTCTGTCGCACTGTCTGTTGGAAGTAGTCCAACCCACCGAATCTCAAGTTGAGGATTGAAAGTCGATTCCATCCGTTATGAGCGCTATGACGGCGTTGCGACGCGAATCTCAAGTTGAGGATTGAAAGCTGTACAGATATCTCGAGTAAGGAATGGGTGTTAGTTCGACTGAATCTCAAGTTGAGGATTGAAAGCAACGAAGGCGACCAGGTCACCGTTGTGGTGCGCAACGTGAAGTGAATCTCAAGTTGAGGATTGAAAGGTCTTCTCTTGGATCTGCTTGGCGAGCGCGTCCACAGCTGCGCGGAATCTCAAGTTGAGGATTGAAAGTCGTGAAGAAGAAGAGCGCAGGAGACGTGAGGAAGAGGAGAATCTCAAGTTGAGGATTGAAAGATAAACCAAGTGGCGGCGTTCTGCGTAACCGGCGTCCAGTTGATCGAATCTCAAGTTGAGGATTGAAAGCAACAGGTCACGTCCTTCCTTGCCGGCCTCACTG
This genomic interval carries:
- a CDS encoding ATP-binding protein gives rise to the protein MSCGFVSRQFRSSVSSEEAVAYALLACEAPVGSYLVVEGGGRRWLAKVREVYLEDIYSVAKTPVLTPEQELAVPLRLGPAVAVLELVAECSGGSCGPPASPVPIHAEVRAPGPGEVGLMLSLPRQGILLGDLALPSGQALGGEPVYLPLEALRHHLLVVGTTGSGKTVFVKELALQLAGAGQNVVALDAVGHFYHLAYNGLPVKVLLPVTRRLARRGPRAVARRAAARALWGRRGRFKARVFRRGRALSRIELEIAEPGGARLEVFPWALKSPSVLPQLHRAMPILTQQARIFYRRVLQKAVEKAGSPAAEPLFQWLTSPSDDVQRGRPLVNYEKLGNDLGLHVSTMENIVRAVLALVETELVDVETADGAKVGEPDYGRALSGYAVVDLSELNTHQQRLVVYRVLDAVYRVARPTTAVLIDEAHLFFPQTRNEDEQAFIEAHLTRLTRLGRARGIGVVFATHMPDDLNDVVLQLANTKVVLRSDLKVLEKLGVPPGDRRFVAYAERGLAYVASYAYRYPLYVKVRKTAVHFG
- a CDS encoding DNA double-strand break repair nuclease NurA; the encoded protein is MEDVFRLARLLEVFGDRAAESLPPVVGEVGEGGVVDCPYWEVSWDVSAPPGGLWGLDSHTSVVEFEGVSVVVATGALVGGGVALVPGLGVRWLGVRFNFAWEGPPPDLGPGVYVVSEHAGVVFDSRVDLESVRDEVRSGVELALAGAWDGSGYLLVDGPVFRAAEAAEREGVAGAIYRGVMERRARALGGKAVGVVKRVERAAYLARCVGEGASDEVVARRLLGGRPGRVGPISVSSAGFTKWMYYVGAPTARGLRVLRVEALSPEVAEEAASWVPALAGVDGVPVPIAVADRLARRLNAGVLKVLYGATRAEPTYSGYEALARALQEL